From Juglans regia cultivar Chandler unplaced genomic scaffold, Walnut 2.0 Scaffold_20572, whole genome shotgun sequence, the proteins below share one genomic window:
- the LOC118345286 gene encoding uncharacterized protein LOC118345286, which produces MASEEDCMKALSREVCDIDGIPYHAFHWTPDFKEEEEPSIVPVWIVLPGLPPSFYHESLLKILTAPIGKFIRSDNPMRCATRTDGARICVEMDAAIEPISHFWIGTSGLGSSRKQDIVYETLPAFYSKCKIQGHNVRTCQAGKKRLENKTWVRQQQTVVEEQEPTIEEPKEPAIEEPRVEDQTKLVQEPKDLTLPIVTAEQEAAKYINSEVNLVIRASASALLIEELVVDTEHGEAVNTKSSAEVRQNKVILEIDAVMREAEEAMETLVEEVYISATEVDTEQTEEYQRKDDAFCLEEGSLSDSEPDIHAEVFLQDKEYHSEIEEEAGKRKYRKKNLRKLGIRSSNRVITRATKLSL; this is translated from the coding sequence ATGGCTTCGGAGGAAGATTGCATGAAAGCACTATCAAGGGAGGTTTGCGATATTGACGGAATCCCATATCATGCCTTCCACTGGACACCAGATTttaaggaggaggaagaaccaTCAATTGTTCCGGTTTGGATTGTATTACCAGGTTTGCCTCCTAgcttttatcatgaatctttgcTTAAAATTTTGACAGCTCCTATAGGTAAATTTATTAGGAGTGATAATCCTATGCGTTGTGCGACTCGCACTGATGGTGCGCGTATCTGTGTGGAGATGGATGCTGCCATTGAACCTATttctcatttttggattgggacgTCGGGGTTGGGTTCTAGTCGCAAGCAAGATATTGTGTATGAAACATTGCCTGCATTCTATTCTAAATGTAAAATCCAAGGGCACAACGTGCGTACTTGTCAGGCTGGGAAAAAGagacttgaaaataaaacttgGGTTCGGCAACAACAAACAGTTGTTGAAGAACAAGAACCAACTATTGAAGAGCCTAAAGAACCAGCTATTGAGGAACCTAGGGTGGAAGACCAAACAAAGTTGGTTCAGGAGCCCAAGGATTTAACGTTACCTATAGTTACTGCAGAACAAGAAGctgcaaaatatattaattcggAGGTTAATCTGGTAATCAGGGCCTCTGCATCTGCTTTGTTGATTGAAGAGTTGGTAGTGGATACAGAACATGGTGAGGCTGTTAATACGAAGAGTTCTGCAGAGGTGAGGCAAAATAAGGTAATTTTGGAAATAGACGCTGTGATGCGGGAGGCAGAGGAGGCTATGGAAACGTTGGTTGAGGAAGTATATATTAGTGCTACGGAGGTGGATACAGAGCAGACGGAGGAGTACCAAAGGAAAGATGATGCGTTTTGTTTGGAAGAAGGGTCATTATCAGATTCGGAGCCTGATATACATGCTGAAGTTTTTCTGCAGGACAAGGAGTATCATTCAGAAATAGAGGAAGAAGCTGGGAAGAggaaatataggaaaaaaaatttgagaaaattaggAATTAGGAGTTCTAATAGGGTGATTACTCGAGCCACAAAATTGTCTTTATGA